From Calditrichota bacterium, one genomic window encodes:
- the dnaE gene encoding DNA polymerase III subunit alpha, which produces MSFVHLHSHTHYSLLDGAGRLNDMVNKAGDLGMNALAITDHGNLFGSVEFYNACKKKNIKPIIGCEAYIAPGKHDFRQKMEGEKNYYHLILLAKNQTGFKNLIKLSSIAYLDGMYYKPRIDFDLLTQYSEGLIATSACMSGPIAWKLRQGKKAEAIKMAEDYLTLFGDDFYFEIQDHQIPEEQHVYPQVYDLAKEMGVKVVATNDTHYLDHGDHEAHDILICLQTGKDRDDPNRMRYGTEQLYMKSPDEMFNLFKDKPHVLENTLEIADKINLELDFSARHLPTFKIPESEGNLSEDDFLKTLALRGAEKKFSNVSKEVIDRIDFELGVIRDMGFAGYFLITQDFIAAARDRDIPVGLGRGSAAGSMVAYTLGITDVDPLKYDLLFERFLNPARITMPDIDIDFCVERREEVIDYVKDKYGKRNVAQIITFGTMASKGVVRDVGRVLKVPLPKTDAIAKLVPVEGAKPIPLERAFKEVPELNEIAESEDIQMQELVKYSKTLEGIARNTSTHAAGVIIAPEDVSNYVPLYKTKEGDVCTQWTMGASEQMGMLKMDFLGLRNLTVIQKAEKMIHAKHNKDFSAQDIPLDDEKTFKLFGDGLTVGVFQFESSGMQEYLKKLKPSRVEDLIAMNALYRPGPMQMIDDFIDRKYGRKEIEYLHPKLKPILEETYGIIVYQEQVMRIASDLGGFSLADADLMRRAMGKKKAEVMQEQKKFFVEGCIKNEIDKKIASTIFDLIEKFAQYGFNKSHSAAYALIAYQTAYLKAHYTAEFMSANLTSELTNLSRVMVLMEECRKLGLTINPPNVNYSVANFTPLDENTIAFGMAAIKNVGANAINNIVHVREENGEFSSLYELVQKVDLRLVNKKVLENLAMAGALDSFKGNRSQLFNSVETAIEFGQNVQSGAKDKNQIGLFDGGDMAIEESIKEPALPDIPDWSLNEKLKKERELLGFYISGHPLDPYKTIISLYTSKFLKENETEKESTPKSKTIRICGQVNELRTLFDRKQQKMAFVKLEDFDHSYEGVVFGSVFPKCEEHLKQDAIVFIQGTLNSEPDDNLIKLVVESVYSADSVPEKFTDSVMLHVNREKLNEELLHQLKMTIKSSPGKNKLLFNFDFNGEGTIRLKAGKSGVTMTSPTLKQLCSLLGDENVKIKMIESR; this is translated from the coding sequence TTGTCTTTTGTTCACTTACACAGTCACACACATTATTCGTTATTAGACGGTGCCGGCCGCTTAAATGATATGGTAAATAAAGCCGGTGATTTAGGTATGAATGCCCTGGCTATCACCGACCATGGCAACCTTTTTGGATCGGTTGAGTTTTACAATGCCTGCAAAAAGAAAAACATAAAACCAATTATTGGTTGTGAAGCCTATATCGCACCGGGTAAACATGACTTTCGCCAAAAGATGGAAGGCGAGAAGAACTATTATCACCTGATTTTGCTGGCCAAAAATCAAACCGGCTTTAAAAACCTGATAAAGCTTTCATCAATCGCATATCTTGATGGAATGTATTACAAACCACGAATAGATTTCGATCTACTCACTCAATATTCCGAAGGATTAATTGCTACATCTGCTTGTATGAGCGGACCAATTGCCTGGAAGCTGCGTCAGGGTAAAAAAGCTGAAGCAATAAAAATGGCTGAAGATTATCTCACACTTTTTGGGGATGATTTTTATTTTGAAATCCAGGATCATCAAATCCCGGAAGAACAGCATGTATACCCGCAAGTTTATGATTTGGCCAAAGAAATGGGTGTTAAGGTTGTCGCAACAAATGACACACATTATCTTGACCATGGCGATCATGAAGCACACGATATCTTGATTTGCCTGCAAACCGGAAAAGACCGTGACGATCCAAACCGTATGCGATATGGCACAGAGCAGTTGTACATGAAGTCGCCTGATGAAATGTTCAATCTTTTTAAAGATAAACCGCATGTTTTAGAGAATACGCTTGAAATTGCTGATAAAATTAATCTTGAACTGGATTTTAGTGCCCGCCACTTGCCAACATTTAAAATACCGGAAAGCGAAGGAAATCTTTCTGAGGATGATTTTTTGAAGACCCTTGCTTTACGGGGTGCGGAAAAAAAATTTTCTAATGTTTCAAAAGAGGTTATAGATCGAATAGATTTTGAACTTGGTGTGATTAGAGATATGGGTTTTGCCGGATATTTTTTAATCACACAAGATTTTATAGCGGCAGCCCGTGACCGTGATATTCCTGTTGGCCTGGGACGTGGTTCTGCAGCCGGCAGTATGGTGGCATACACATTAGGAATTACCGATGTTGACCCTTTAAAATATGATCTGCTTTTTGAACGTTTTTTAAATCCTGCCCGTATTACCATGCCCGATATTGATATTGATTTTTGTGTAGAACGGCGTGAGGAAGTAATTGATTATGTAAAAGACAAATACGGGAAACGAAACGTAGCACAAATCATCACATTTGGAACAATGGCCTCCAAAGGTGTTGTGCGCGATGTTGGACGTGTATTAAAAGTACCTCTGCCCAAAACAGATGCCATTGCAAAATTAGTACCCGTGGAAGGTGCCAAACCAATCCCACTGGAACGTGCTTTTAAAGAAGTACCGGAACTGAATGAAATTGCCGAGAGTGAGGACATTCAGATGCAGGAGTTGGTAAAATACTCCAAAACGCTTGAAGGCATTGCCCGTAATACATCCACTCATGCCGCCGGGGTTATCATTGCGCCGGAAGATGTTTCCAATTATGTGCCTTTGTACAAAACAAAAGAGGGCGATGTTTGTACTCAATGGACTATGGGCGCTTCTGAGCAAATGGGCATGCTCAAAATGGATTTCCTTGGATTGCGCAACCTGACAGTAATCCAAAAAGCTGAGAAGATGATCCATGCAAAACACAATAAGGATTTTTCAGCCCAAGATATTCCGTTGGATGATGAAAAGACATTTAAGCTTTTTGGGGATGGTTTAACAGTTGGCGTTTTTCAGTTTGAGAGCTCAGGGATGCAGGAATATCTTAAAAAACTAAAACCATCCCGCGTGGAAGATTTGATCGCCATGAACGCGCTTTACAGGCCCGGCCCGATGCAGATGATTGATGATTTTATTGATCGGAAATATGGGCGAAAAGAAATTGAATATCTTCATCCAAAACTTAAACCAATACTTGAAGAAACTTACGGCATCATTGTATATCAAGAGCAGGTAATGCGTATTGCATCCGATTTGGGTGGGTTCAGCCTGGCTGATGCGGATTTAATGCGCCGTGCAATGGGTAAGAAAAAAGCCGAAGTGATGCAGGAACAAAAAAAGTTCTTTGTTGAAGGCTGTATTAAAAATGAAATTGATAAAAAAATTGCATCGACTATTTTTGATTTAATCGAAAAGTTTGCCCAGTACGGTTTTAATAAATCACACTCTGCAGCTTACGCGCTTATTGCTTATCAAACAGCTTATTTAAAAGCGCATTATACAGCAGAATTTATGTCGGCCAACTTAACAAGCGAACTAACGAACCTAAGCCGTGTGATGGTTTTAATGGAAGAGTGCCGCAAGCTGGGTTTAACTATAAATCCGCCAAATGTAAACTACTCTGTTGCTAATTTTACACCGCTCGATGAAAATACAATCGCCTTTGGAATGGCAGCTATTAAAAATGTTGGGGCGAATGCTATAAATAATATTGTGCATGTGCGTGAAGAAAACGGTGAGTTTTCAAGCTTATATGAGTTGGTTCAGAAAGTTGATTTGCGGCTTGTAAACAAAAAAGTCCTTGAAAATCTGGCAATGGCCGGTGCATTAGATTCATTTAAAGGCAATCGCTCACAATTGTTTAACTCTGTTGAGACAGCTATAGAATTTGGTCAGAATGTACAAAGTGGTGCTAAAGATAAAAATCAAATCGGGTTATTTGATGGTGGCGATATGGCTATTGAAGAATCGATCAAAGAACCTGCATTGCCGGATATCCCGGATTGGAGCTTAAACGAAAAACTGAAAAAAGAGCGTGAATTGCTTGGCTTTTATATCTCCGGCCATCCATTAGATCCATATAAAACCATTATCTCTTTATATACATCAAAGTTCCTAAAAGAAAATGAAACAGAGAAGGAGTCGACGCCTAAGTCGAAAACAATTCGTATTTGTGGACAGGTAAATGAGTTGCGAACCCTGTTTGATCGTAAACAGCAGAAAATGGCATTTGTTAAGTTAGAAGATTTTGATCATAGTTATGAGGGCGTTGTCTTTGGTTCAGTATTTCCAAAATGTGAAGAACATTTAAAGCAGGATGCTATCGTTTTTATTCAGGGCACATTAAATTCTGAGCCGGATGATAATTTAATAAAGCTTGTAGTTGAATCGGTTTACAGCGCCGATAGTGTGCCGGAAAAGTTTACCGACTCTGTCATGCTTCATGTTAACCGGGAAAAGTTAAATGAAGAATTATTACATCAGTTAAAAATGACAATTAAATCCAGTCCCGGAAAAAACAAACTTCTTTTTAATTTCGATTTTAACGGCGAAGGCACAATACGTTTGAAGGCTGGGAAATCTGGCGTAACAATGACATCACCAACATTGAAACAGCTTTGCTCTTTGCTTGGTGATGAAAATGTAAAAATTAAGATGATTGAATCGCGATGA
- a CDS encoding D-tyrosyl-tRNA(Tyr) deacylase: MKVLLQRVSTASVSVDSKIVGKINNGLLLLIGIGHEDSEADLDWMADKCVNLRVFEDADDKMNCSLLDVNAEILAISQFTLMGDTRKGRRPSFINAASPEMGEKMYNLFVDKLKSFSIKVECGIFGAMMDVQLTNRGPVTLMLEK; the protein is encoded by the coding sequence ATGAAAGTTTTACTGCAAAGAGTTAGCACAGCATCTGTTTCTGTTGATAGTAAAATTGTTGGCAAAATTAATAATGGCCTTCTTTTATTGATTGGAATTGGACATGAAGATAGTGAGGCTGATCTTGACTGGATGGCTGACAAATGTGTAAATCTGCGTGTTTTTGAAGATGCTGATGACAAAATGAATTGTTCATTGTTGGATGTAAATGCCGAAATTCTTGCAATTTCACAATTCACATTAATGGGCGATACGCGAAAAGGGCGCAGGCCAAGTTTTATCAATGCAGCTTCTCCGGAAATGGGAGAAAAAATGTATAATCTTTTTGTCGATAAGTTAAAATCATTTTCAATAAAAGTAGAATGCGGTATATTTGGTGCAATGATGGATGTTCAGCTTACTAATCGTGGCCCTGTAACTTTGATGTTAGAAAAATAA
- a CDS encoding PorV/PorQ family protein, translated as MIRNKKAIYILFTLLISANIIHAGAFKKYASEFMYLGADGRGAAMGSAFTAISGDVTSIYWNPAGLVESQGVQAQFMHSKRFINDIRQNYLSFSMPYTESSTIAASLYYLTVNDIPDSRDIYNEAIGKAEYDKLKRFNVGDYILTLAYAQKYHSNIDFGVNVKFIYSDLEIESATGIGFDAGVKYTLDNLKLGLVLRDFTSTLMAWSTGTKEFVTPSARFGAAYNFNITSLNLRVIPAVDLNILAENRDYSAQVNAGPFSVDVLAGMEISYDDLLALRFGMDDLQRVNAGIGIALPRVTVDYAFTEYESELGNIHRISFHLFLGNVFQN; from the coding sequence ATGATCAGGAATAAAAAAGCAATTTATATATTATTTACACTTTTGATTAGCGCAAATATTATCCATGCCGGTGCATTTAAAAAATATGCCAGTGAATTTATGTATCTTGGCGCTGATGGACGTGGAGCAGCAATGGGAAGCGCTTTTACGGCTATTTCAGGAGATGTGACATCCATATATTGGAATCCCGCTGGTTTGGTTGAATCACAAGGTGTTCAAGCGCAGTTTATGCACAGCAAACGATTTATAAATGATATTCGCCAAAACTATCTTAGTTTCTCCATGCCATATACAGAGTCATCAACTATTGCCGCGTCCCTATATTATTTAACTGTAAATGATATCCCGGACTCCAGGGATATTTATAATGAAGCGATTGGAAAAGCTGAATATGACAAGTTAAAAAGGTTCAATGTTGGAGATTATATTTTAACATTGGCGTATGCACAAAAGTATCATTCTAATATTGATTTTGGAGTGAATGTAAAATTTATTTATAGCGATCTGGAAATTGAATCTGCCACCGGGATTGGTTTTGATGCAGGTGTAAAGTATACCTTAGATAATCTGAAACTTGGCCTGGTCCTTCGTGATTTTACCAGCACGTTAATGGCCTGGAGTACCGGTACAAAAGAATTTGTGACACCATCCGCGCGTTTTGGTGCTGCATATAATTTCAATATTACATCTCTAAATCTTAGAGTTATACCCGCTGTTGATTTGAACATTCTTGCAGAAAATAGAGATTATTCTGCCCAGGTAAATGCCGGGCCGTTTAGCGTAGATGTGCTGGCTGGAATGGAAATAAGCTATGACGATCTTTTGGCTTTGCGTTTTGGAATGGATGATCTGCAAAGGGTAAATGCAGGTATTGGAATTGCTTTGCCACGCGTTACTGTGGATTATGCATTTACTGAATATGAGAGCGAACTCGGCAATATTCACCGAATTTCTTTTCATTTATTTCTTGGAAATGTATTTCAAAATTAA
- a CDS encoding phosphatidate cytidylyltransferase: MQNEISPKTELARKFIHISTSIIPLVYYYMATKEQILVLCISLFLIFLVGDVLRIYVTKLRQIYEKVFGMLLRKNETGKTLNGATLLFLGFLLAVVLFEKNIAVVSMLFLSVSDTLAAVAGKLFGKYKIFNKTIEGTAAFFLSAFIISLFFYDKPILGFGVALATAIIELVPLKINDNITIPLISGLLFTIAKI, from the coding sequence ATGCAAAATGAAATCTCACCAAAAACGGAGCTTGCAAGAAAGTTTATTCATATTTCAACGAGTATTATTCCTTTAGTTTATTATTATATGGCAACGAAGGAACAAATCCTTGTTTTGTGTATTAGTTTGTTTTTAATCTTTCTCGTTGGTGATGTTCTTCGCATTTATGTAACAAAATTGAGACAGATTTATGAAAAAGTATTTGGTATGTTACTCAGAAAAAATGAGACAGGAAAAACTCTCAATGGAGCAACTCTTTTATTTTTAGGATTTTTATTAGCAGTAGTTCTATTTGAAAAAAATATCGCTGTGGTTTCAATGTTATTCCTTTCAGTTTCTGATACATTGGCAGCGGTTGCAGGCAAGTTATTTGGAAAGTATAAAATTTTTAACAAAACGATTGAAGGAACGGCAGCCTTTTTTTTATCGGCATTTATTATAAGCCTGTTTTTTTACGATAAGCCCATTTTGGGTTTTGGAGTTGCCCTTGCCACAGCGATTATTGAATTGGTTCCATTGAAAATAAATGACAATATTACAATTCCGTTGATAAGCGGTTTATTATTTACAATTGCAAAAATTTAA
- a CDS encoding PASTA domain-containing protein encodes MEIDQLKQSKIFKSTIILLALLIFGLLMDFFVMPWFVDLGDEKEMPDVVEKNANEAKNLLEKQGFTVIMADSVFDASFEAGMVVEQMPLAYSTVKTGRNVYLTVSIGERPIIMPNLFGISPRDAELKLNALGLKLKATLGSYSDLYPDGAVISQSFPQGQQIKKNTAITITVSFGEKPENRTIPNLIGKSYSAAKQRLEQLGVSIDKVEYEESTSYLPDTVLKQSLKEGTSITEDTKLTLTVSKLESDSQDN; translated from the coding sequence ATGGAAATTGATCAGTTAAAACAATCAAAAATATTTAAATCTACAATTATACTTTTGGCCTTACTTATATTTGGTTTATTAATGGACTTTTTTGTAATGCCATGGTTTGTTGACTTAGGCGATGAAAAAGAAATGCCGGATGTGGTAGAGAAAAATGCTAATGAAGCTAAAAACCTATTAGAAAAACAAGGCTTCACAGTTATTATGGCCGATTCCGTTTTTGATGCCAGTTTTGAAGCAGGCATGGTGGTTGAGCAAATGCCATTGGCATATTCTACGGTTAAAACCGGGCGAAACGTCTATCTCACAGTCAGTATTGGAGAAAGACCGATTATTATGCCAAACCTTTTTGGCATATCACCAAGAGATGCGGAGTTAAAATTAAATGCACTTGGCCTAAAACTGAAAGCCACCTTGGGATCTTATTCCGATTTATATCCTGATGGCGCGGTAATTTCTCAATCTTTTCCTCAGGGCCAACAGATAAAAAAGAATACTGCTATTACAATTACTGTCAGCTTTGGTGAAAAACCGGAAAACAGGACAATTCCAAATTTAATAGGGAAAAGCTATTCCGCCGCCAAACAGCGTTTGGAGCAACTAGGTGTATCCATCGATAAGGTTGAATATGAAGAGAGTACTTCTTATTTGCCGGATACCGTACTAAAACAAAGTTTGAAAGAGGGCACATCCATCACAGAAGACACTAAGCTTACATTAACTGTCAGTAAATTGGAAAGTGATTCACAGGATAATTAG
- a CDS encoding T9SS type A sorting domain-containing protein: MNRLLILFLIVPIVFVQAQWEILNVGPNGNPRDIDFVGEQDGWIASENSLLKTTDGGESWQELNLNWRLNSIDFVTTQTGWANGYNSGWNEVILKSENGGFNWDLKYQYDGGYTRDIYALSDDTVFAVGTSIISTFNGGETWSVYSPSTQNVQLESIVFFNRQIGIVSGGIYNYPEYNSILLKTQDGGISWQEVIISEFRNIFEMQLINDSILFFSAESDTGRGIQLCMSVDSLKSWNVLNMFENLYFEVVLPFHAISEDSIFAVAGEYNDTTGAYSSRIVKSINSGEDWQIIKELPSWGFNKIFINKNRGHLIGTVGVNGGITSAYGPVIYGSVDAGENWNIKKMSYPYSDLFFVDENKGFVTGGSDDIHFQTGELFITNDGGNSWELSLITGGNSGPIEFANDNVGFLISSQKSIFKTSDSGFSWSKLYSGSNIWDIQFLNENSGWMSRTISNNATILSTNDGGENWESEYSVVVGNSYLGFKCIFMINENFGWAVGDEGIIAKFNDGDWDSIRSFTNLPLNSVFFVDANHGWVSAGYNPENQLLFYTDDGGESWSSKKFDFRIEDLFFQDNNKGWIAGWDSMWKGLVMQSENGGKDWQVLIDSLKAPITSLHFKNGQAWAAGGQGLILHSDDGVNWIEQPNIIPESAKLYQNYPNPFNPKTFINYDLHTSDYVDLSIYNVLGQKVETLVSQKQNAGNYKVEWDAARFASGIYMYQLKTSDGNIQTRKLVVLK, translated from the coding sequence ATGAATCGATTATTAATACTTTTTTTAATAGTACCAATTGTATTTGTTCAGGCTCAATGGGAAATTTTAAATGTGGGGCCAAATGGCAATCCAAGGGATATTGATTTTGTTGGTGAACAGGACGGCTGGATTGCCAGTGAAAACTCATTGTTAAAAACTACAGATGGTGGGGAATCATGGCAGGAATTAAATCTCAATTGGAGATTAAATAGTATTGATTTTGTAACAACCCAAACTGGCTGGGCAAACGGGTATAACAGTGGATGGAATGAAGTAATCTTAAAATCAGAAAATGGCGGATTTAACTGGGATCTTAAATATCAATATGATGGTGGGTATACTCGTGATATATACGCGTTGAGTGATGATACAGTTTTTGCTGTTGGTACATCGATAATTAGTACTTTTAATGGTGGGGAAACCTGGTCTGTTTATTCACCAAGCACTCAAAATGTACAATTGGAATCTATTGTATTTTTTAACCGGCAAATAGGAATTGTATCCGGTGGCATTTATAACTATCCTGAATATAATTCAATATTATTAAAAACACAGGATGGCGGAATCAGCTGGCAGGAAGTAATTATTTCAGAGTTTAGAAATATTTTTGAAATGCAATTAATAAATGATTCAATTCTGTTCTTTTCTGCAGAAAGCGACACGGGCAGAGGAATTCAGTTATGTATGTCGGTTGATTCTCTAAAAAGCTGGAACGTTTTAAATATGTTTGAAAATCTATATTTTGAGGTTGTACTTCCTTTCCATGCTATTTCGGAAGATTCAATTTTTGCAGTCGCCGGAGAATATAATGACACAACCGGTGCTTATTCATCCCGTATTGTAAAAAGTATAAATTCAGGTGAAGATTGGCAGATCATTAAAGAATTGCCTTCCTGGGGTTTTAATAAAATCTTTATAAATAAAAATAGAGGACACCTTATTGGAACTGTAGGTGTTAACGGTGGAATAACAAGTGCCTATGGACCGGTAATTTACGGTAGCGTAGATGCCGGAGAAAATTGGAATATAAAGAAAATGAGTTACCCGTATAGCGATCTGTTTTTTGTAGATGAGAATAAAGGATTTGTTACCGGTGGCAGCGATGATATTCATTTTCAAACAGGTGAGTTGTTTATAACAAATGATGGCGGCAATTCCTGGGAACTATCGCTTATAACAGGTGGAAACTCAGGCCCAATTGAGTTTGCAAATGATAATGTAGGGTTTTTAATTAGTTCTCAAAAAAGCATATTTAAAACAAGCGATAGCGGTTTTAGCTGGTCGAAGCTTTATAGCGGATCAAATATTTGGGATATACAGTTTTTAAATGAAAATAGTGGGTGGATGTCCAGAACGATATCAAATAACGCAACAATTTTGTCCACTAATGATGGCGGTGAGAATTGGGAATCTGAATACAGTGTGGTTGTAGGTAATTCATATTTGGGCTTTAAATGTATTTTTATGATTAATGAGAACTTTGGTTGGGCCGTTGGTGATGAAGGGATAATTGCAAAATTTAATGATGGGGATTGGGATTCAATTAGAAGTTTTACAAATTTGCCTCTTAATTCAGTTTTCTTTGTAGATGCAAACCATGGCTGGGTTAGTGCTGGCTATAACCCGGAAAACCAATTACTTTTTTATACTGATGATGGAGGGGAAAGTTGGAGTTCAAAAAAGTTCGATTTCAGAATAGAGGATTTATTTTTTCAGGATAATAATAAGGGCTGGATAGCAGGATGGGATTCTATGTGGAAAGGGTTGGTTATGCAATCTGAAAATGGAGGTAAAGACTGGCAGGTTTTAATTGATAGCCTGAAAGCTCCAATTACTTCCCTTCATTTTAAGAATGGACAAGCGTGGGCTGCTGGAGGACAAGGGTTGATATTGCATTCCGATGATGGCGTAAACTGGATTGAACAGCCAAATATTATTCCTGAAAGCGCGAAGCTATATCAAAATTATCCTAACCCATTTAATCCAAAAACATTTATTAATTATGACTTGCACACTTCGGATTATGTAGATCTTAGCATTTATAATGTTCTTGGTCAAAAGGTGGAAACTCTGGTATCCCAAAAACAAAATGCTGGTAATTACAAAGTAGAGTGGGACGCAGCCCGATTTGCCAGTGGGATCTATATGTACCAGTTAAAAACAAGCGATGGAAATATACAGACAAGGAAATTGGTGGTATTAAAATGA
- a CDS encoding tetratricopeptide repeat protein, translating to MKTIFILALALFFTSNIYAQNKVDLHYNILDEAFKELKQNSQIDYLIDEFENFVFIYPNSKQEDEILYRLSHLYSLKNQPSQQIIPLIKLNILHGNSPLRKRSIEIIDSLVTFSVDFTLSEQSEKTLQQLSNIPVQENYRLAYLDYLSFIYSLDYRKMDELFFGEISLYKKLFASFEEDMDAIIFWQANIYKVGKKHPAAIFNFDKVCKLYKKSRFVPQALLELAILNRDYLNNINQTRDYLLEIINQYPDAAKTGDAQYELAKLYDHNYKDTDEALKNYELHVSAFPNNPNYSSSLMRIAAIYEMKENYIESINSYKRIVEKNHNEEATFKALKIIIRLYEKKLNDNKLTAKTMILFAQTFPQNEESLGFLFSAGKLYLEKIEDKIKAKEVFEIIIAQFPESTEAKEAADILKKLSEADK from the coding sequence TTGAAAACTATTTTTATACTGGCCCTTGCCCTTTTTTTTACCTCAAATATTTATGCACAAAACAAAGTAGACTTACATTATAATATTCTTGATGAAGCTTTTAAGGAGTTAAAGCAAAATTCGCAAATAGATTATCTTATTGATGAGTTTGAAAATTTTGTATTTATTTACCCAAACTCAAAACAAGAAGATGAAATTTTATATAGATTGTCTCATTTATATTCTTTAAAAAACCAGCCCTCACAACAGATTATCCCTCTGATAAAACTGAATATTTTGCATGGAAACAGCCCACTAAGAAAACGCTCAATAGAGATTATTGATTCTTTGGTAACATTCAGTGTTGATTTTACCTTATCCGAACAAAGTGAAAAAACCCTACAACAGCTTAGTAACATACCGGTGCAAGAAAATTACAGATTGGCTTATCTGGATTATCTTTCATTTATCTATTCTCTTGACTATAGAAAAATGGACGAACTTTTTTTTGGCGAAATAAGTCTCTATAAAAAGCTCTTCGCTTCTTTTGAAGAGGATATGGACGCTATTATTTTTTGGCAGGCAAATATTTACAAAGTTGGAAAAAAGCATCCCGCAGCCATTTTTAATTTTGACAAAGTTTGCAAACTATATAAGAAATCCAGATTTGTTCCCCAGGCATTATTAGAATTAGCAATTTTGAACAGGGACTATTTAAATAACATCAACCAGACACGCGATTATTTGCTGGAAATAATTAACCAATATCCTGATGCAGCAAAAACAGGTGATGCGCAATATGAGCTGGCAAAATTATACGATCATAATTATAAAGACACTGATGAAGCTTTAAAAAATTATGAGCTGCATGTAAGTGCCTTTCCAAACAATCCTAATTATTCCTCTTCTTTGATGAGGATAGCAGCAATTTATGAGATGAAAGAAAACTATATTGAAAGTATAAACAGCTATAAACGTATTGTCGAAAAAAATCATAATGAAGAGGCAACATTTAAAGCACTAAAAATAATAATCCGCTTATATGAGAAAAAACTGAATGATAATAAACTGACAGCTAAAACAATGATTTTGTTTGCCCAGACATTTCCCCAAAATGAGGAATCATTAGGGTTTCTTTTCTCTGCAGGAAAACTGTATTTAGAAAAAATAGAAGATAAAATAAAAGCGAAAGAGGTTTTTGAAATTATTATTGCTCAATTTCCGGAAAGCACAGAGGCAAAAGAAGCGGCAGATATATTAAAAAAATTATCTGAAGCGGATAAATAG